A region of Procambarus clarkii isolate CNS0578487 chromosome 22, FALCON_Pclarkii_2.0, whole genome shotgun sequence DNA encodes the following proteins:
- the Prosalpha7 gene encoding proteasome subunit alpha type-3, whose protein sequence is MSSIGTGYDLSASQFSPDGRVFQVEYAQKAVENSGTSVGLRCKDGVVFAVEKIITSKLYEHGANKRIFTVDTHAGMACAGLLADARAIVDVARIEASNYRAEYGMPIPCKLLAERVSTYLHAYTLYSAVRPYGCSVMIGAFDHDGPQLYLIDPSGMCNGYYGCAVGKAKQNAKTEIEKLKLRDLTCRELIKEAAKIIYLVHDEVKDRHFEMELSWVCNESGGLHQLVPDAVYKEAERYAKAALEEDSSDEDEEM, encoded by the exons ATGAGTTCAATCGGCACAGGG TATGATCTCTCAGCTTCGCAGTTTTCACCAGATGGACGTGTATTTCAAGTTGAATATGCCCAAAAGGCAGTAGAAAATAGTGG GACATCAGTTGGTCTGAGGTGCAAGGATGGAGTTGTTTTTGCAGTAGAGAAAATCATTACATCAAAGCTTTATGAACATGGAGCCAACAAGCGCATATTTACAGTTGACACACATGCTGGCATG GCTTGTGCTGGACTATTAGCAGATGCCCGTGCCATTGTAGATGTAGCAAGAATTGAAGCATCAAACTACAGAGCTGAGTATGGAATGCCTATCCCTTGCAAG CTGCTAGCAGAACGTGTCAGTACCTACCTCCATGCCTACACTCTGTACTCTGCAGTGAGACCTTATGGCTGCTCCGTCATGATTGGGGCCTTTGATCATGATGGCCCTCAGCTTTACCTCATTGACCCATCTGGCATGTGTAAT GGATACTATGGTTGTGCAGTTGGCaaagcaaaacaaaatgcaaaaactgAAATTGAGAAACTAAAATTAAGAGATCTGACATGCCGGGAGCTTATCAAGGAAGCTGCAAAAAT CATTTACCTTGTCCATGATGAAGTAAAGGACAGGCATTTTGAGATGGAGCTCTCCTGGGTTTGTAATGAATCTGGAGGTCTTCACCAGCTAGTCCCAGACGCTGTATACAAGGAGGCAGAACGCTATGCCAAAGCTGCTCTGGAGGAGGATTCCTCTGATGAAGATGAGGAGATGTAA